One window from the genome of Myxococcus virescens encodes:
- the fusA gene encoding elongation factor G has product MAREYPLDRYRNIGIMAHIDAGKTTTTERILFYTGAIHRMGEVHEGNTTTDWMVQERERGITITSAAISAFWARHDQRYRVNIIDTPGHVDFTIEVERSLRVLDGAITVFDAVNGVEPQSETVWRQADKYKVPRICFINKMDRVGADFEMSVGTIREKLGARAVRMQLPLGAEDKHRGVIDLLKMKALVFQDSEQGSHYEETDIPEEFKEAADAARAELLEAAAEQDDALTEKFLEGVELTEDEVRGAIRKGCLGLKLFPVFCGSAFRHKGVQPLLDAVVDYLPSPLEVPPIHGKTPNGEDAVRETRDDAPFSALAFKIMNDPAFQSQTLTFLRVYSGKLEAGSAVWNSVKGKRERISRLVQMRADKKDEITECYAGDICAVVGLKLAGTGDTLCDDKQPIILERMDFPEPVIDIAIEPKSTADQDKILQSLQRLAMEDPSFRVRTNEETGQTLIAGMGELHLEIIVDRLLREFKVDANIGKPQVAYRETVTTQVEMEGKYIRQTGGRGQYGHIWLRVAPNEPGKGFSFENKVTGGVVSKEFVDAVKAGCAEAMQNGPVAGYPMVDVKVEAFDGSMHDVDSSEMAFKIAGSLAFKDAVRTATPVLLEPIMNCEIVTPDDFMGDVIGDLNGRRGKVQGMTPRPGRVQAIQAQVPLAAMFGYSTDLRSRSQGRATYTMQFSHYAPAPKTALNR; this is encoded by the coding sequence ATGGCCCGTGAGTACCCCCTCGATCGCTACCGCAACATCGGCATCATGGCGCACATCGATGCCGGCAAGACGACGACCACGGAGCGCATTCTCTTCTACACCGGCGCCATCCACCGGATGGGCGAGGTGCACGAAGGCAACACCACCACCGACTGGATGGTACAGGAGCGTGAGCGCGGCATCACGATCACGTCCGCCGCCATCTCCGCCTTCTGGGCCCGGCACGACCAGCGCTACCGCGTCAACATCATCGACACGCCGGGACACGTGGACTTCACCATCGAGGTGGAGCGCAGCCTGCGCGTGCTGGACGGCGCCATCACGGTGTTCGACGCCGTGAACGGCGTGGAGCCGCAGTCGGAGACGGTGTGGCGCCAGGCGGACAAGTACAAGGTCCCCCGCATCTGCTTCATCAACAAGATGGACCGGGTGGGCGCCGACTTCGAGATGTCCGTGGGCACCATCCGCGAGAAGCTGGGCGCGCGTGCGGTCCGCATGCAGCTGCCGCTGGGCGCGGAGGACAAGCACCGCGGCGTCATCGACCTGCTGAAGATGAAGGCCCTGGTGTTCCAGGACTCGGAGCAGGGCAGCCACTACGAAGAGACGGACATCCCCGAGGAGTTCAAGGAGGCGGCGGACGCTGCCCGCGCCGAGCTGCTGGAGGCCGCGGCCGAGCAGGATGACGCGCTGACGGAGAAGTTCCTCGAGGGCGTGGAGCTGACCGAGGACGAGGTGCGTGGCGCCATCCGCAAGGGGTGCCTGGGCTTGAAGCTGTTCCCGGTGTTCTGCGGTTCGGCCTTCCGGCACAAGGGCGTGCAGCCGCTGCTGGACGCGGTGGTGGACTACCTGCCCAGCCCGCTGGAGGTGCCGCCCATCCACGGCAAGACGCCCAACGGTGAGGACGCCGTGCGCGAGACGCGGGACGACGCGCCCTTCAGCGCGCTGGCGTTCAAGATCATGAACGACCCCGCGTTCCAGTCCCAGACGCTGACCTTTCTCCGCGTGTACTCCGGCAAGCTGGAGGCGGGCTCCGCGGTGTGGAACTCGGTGAAGGGCAAGCGCGAGCGCATCAGCCGGCTCGTGCAGATGCGCGCGGACAAGAAGGACGAAATCACCGAGTGCTATGCCGGTGATATCTGCGCCGTGGTGGGCCTGAAGCTGGCCGGCACGGGCGACACGCTCTGCGACGACAAGCAGCCCATCATCCTGGAGCGGATGGATTTCCCCGAGCCGGTCATCGACATCGCCATCGAGCCGAAGTCGACGGCGGACCAGGACAAGATCCTCCAGTCGCTGCAGCGCCTGGCCATGGAGGACCCGTCCTTCCGCGTGAGGACCAACGAGGAGACGGGGCAGACGCTCATCGCCGGCATGGGCGAACTCCACCTGGAAATCATCGTCGACCGCCTCCTGCGTGAGTTCAAGGTCGACGCGAACATCGGCAAGCCCCAGGTGGCCTACCGCGAGACCGTCACCACGCAGGTGGAGATGGAAGGGAAGTACATCCGCCAGACGGGTGGCCGAGGCCAGTACGGCCATATCTGGCTGCGCGTGGCCCCCAATGAGCCGGGGAAGGGATTCTCCTTCGAGAACAAGGTCACCGGCGGCGTGGTCTCCAAGGAGTTCGTCGACGCGGTGAAGGCAGGGTGCGCCGAGGCCATGCAGAACGGCCCGGTGGCCGGCTACCCCATGGTGGACGTGAAGGTGGAGGCCTTCGACGGCTCCATGCACGACGTGGACTCCAGCGAGATGGCGTTCAAGATCGCCGGCTCGCTGGCCTTCAAGGACGCCGTGCGCACGGCCACGCCCGTGCTCCTCGAGCCCATCATGAACTGCGAAATCGTCACGCCCGATGACTTCATGGGCGACGTCATCGGCGACCTGAACGGGCGGCGCGGGAAGGTGCAGGGGATGACCCCCCGGCCCGGTCGTGTGCAGGCCATCCAGGCGCAGGTGCCCCTGGCGGCCATGTTCGGCTACTCGACCGACCTGCGCAGCCGCAGTCAGGGAAGGGCGACCTACACCATGCAGTTCAGTCACTACGCGCCCGCGCCCAAGACGGCGCTCAACCGCTGA
- the rpsG gene encoding 30S ribosomal protein S7, whose amino-acid sequence MPRRRVVAKRKILPDPKFQDRLVTKFVNDLMRKGKKSIAEGVCYGAFALIEERAKEDPLKTFKKALDNVKPVLEVKSRRVGGATYQVPVEVRQDRRVALGMRWIITYSKARGEKTMQEKLAGEIMDAANNRGNAVKKREDTHKMAEANKAFAHYRW is encoded by the coding sequence ATGCCTCGCCGTCGCGTAGTCGCCAAGCGCAAGATTCTTCCGGATCCGAAGTTCCAGGACCGGCTCGTCACCAAGTTCGTCAACGACCTGATGCGGAAGGGCAAGAAGTCCATCGCGGAAGGCGTTTGCTACGGTGCCTTCGCCCTCATCGAGGAGCGCGCGAAGGAAGATCCCCTCAAGACCTTCAAGAAGGCCCTCGACAACGTCAAGCCGGTGCTCGAGGTCAAGAGCCGCCGCGTCGGTGGCGCCACCTACCAGGTGCCTGTCGAGGTCCGCCAGGACCGCCGCGTGGCGCTCGGCATGCGTTGGATCATCACCTACTCCAAGGCGCGTGGTGAGAAGACCATGCAGGAGAAGCTGGCCGGTGAGATCATGGACGCCGCCAACAACCGCGGCAACGCGGTGAAGAAGCGTGAAGACACGCACAAGATGGCGGAGGCCAACAAGGCCTTCGCTCACTACCGCTGGTAG
- a CDS encoding HEAT repeat domain-containing protein → MGLLDIFTGGSGPEKALKLKPKVTQKYGDPATRQKAIQQLGEMKVPEAVSVLLSRFTLTVDPLTTDADEKEHTFELVKSFGKEVAVPPILEFLRTSEQAASWALRLLGELTSEEETITACVNALQHLSAHYTRNPEKKVVLLHHVASSQDPRIPPAVVPFLEDMSDDVKIAALKALGVFKYEPAREPMLKLLTADETARRVQTSVLSALAEGGFSVEGYQEKVQPLLVEPYALGNDQRIQRRA, encoded by the coding sequence ATGGGCCTCTTAGACATCTTCACGGGCGGATCGGGCCCCGAGAAAGCCCTCAAGCTCAAGCCCAAGGTCACCCAGAAGTACGGCGACCCCGCGACCCGGCAGAAGGCCATCCAGCAACTGGGGGAGATGAAGGTCCCCGAGGCTGTGTCCGTGCTGCTCAGCCGCTTCACCCTCACCGTGGACCCGCTCACCACGGACGCGGATGAGAAGGAGCACACGTTCGAGCTGGTGAAGAGCTTCGGCAAGGAGGTGGCCGTACCGCCCATCCTGGAGTTCCTGCGCACCAGCGAGCAGGCCGCCTCGTGGGCCCTGCGGCTGCTCGGTGAGCTGACCTCCGAAGAGGAGACCATCACCGCCTGCGTGAACGCGCTCCAGCACCTGTCCGCCCACTACACGCGCAACCCGGAGAAGAAGGTGGTGCTGCTGCACCACGTCGCCAGCAGCCAGGACCCCCGCATCCCCCCCGCGGTGGTGCCCTTCCTGGAGGACATGTCGGACGACGTGAAGATCGCCGCGCTCAAGGCGCTGGGCGTCTTCAAGTACGAGCCGGCGCGCGAGCCCATGCTGAAGCTGCTCACCGCTGACGAGACGGCTCGCCGGGTGCAGACGTCCGTACTCAGCGCGCTGGCGGAAGGTGGCTTCTCCGTGGAGGGCTACCAGGAGAAGGTGCAGCCGCTGCTGGTGGAGCCCTACGCCCTGGGCAACGACCAGCGCATCCAGCGCCGGGCCTGA
- a CDS encoding DnaJ C-terminal domain-containing protein, whose product MADDYYQTLGVDRSASAEDVKKAYRKLARKYHPDVNPGNKAAEEKFKQVSAAFEVLSDTRKRKLYDEFGPDAEKIGFDEKKAEAYRAYKASAGSAGAGGIPYGAEGFDLGDLFGDLFGGRGGGAAGGAPGGFDIGEMFGRRARNAGPERGEDLTVRVQLTLAEAVSGTERPLAFNRPGRCSTCSGRGTSGPVSTCNVCNGTGRSRRSGSLFGGAGACPNCHGTGKAAPPCPQCGGSGVKEELARLTVKIPAGVHTGSKVRLSGQGAAGTRGGPPGDLYIETEVAEHPLVRREGDDLHLDLPVTVSEALLGADVRVPTFQGEVTVKVLPHSQSGRRMRLKGRGVPSLKGGAQGDLYLHLQVKVPEETTAEARAAAEALARAYQGDVRRELTL is encoded by the coding sequence ATGGCGGACGACTACTACCAGACCCTCGGCGTCGATCGGTCGGCCTCAGCGGAGGACGTCAAGAAGGCGTACCGCAAGCTGGCGCGCAAGTACCACCCGGACGTCAACCCGGGCAACAAGGCCGCCGAGGAGAAGTTCAAGCAGGTGAGCGCGGCGTTCGAGGTGCTTTCAGACACCCGGAAGCGCAAGCTCTACGACGAGTTCGGCCCGGACGCCGAGAAGATTGGCTTCGACGAAAAGAAGGCGGAGGCCTATCGGGCCTACAAAGCCTCGGCCGGGAGCGCCGGTGCCGGGGGCATTCCCTATGGCGCCGAAGGCTTCGACCTGGGTGACCTCTTCGGCGACCTGTTCGGAGGCCGTGGCGGTGGCGCTGCGGGCGGCGCCCCTGGGGGCTTCGACATTGGCGAGATGTTCGGGCGTCGGGCTCGCAACGCCGGGCCTGAGCGTGGAGAGGACCTGACGGTCCGCGTCCAGCTCACCCTGGCCGAAGCCGTCTCCGGCACCGAGCGCCCCCTGGCCTTCAACCGTCCAGGCCGGTGCTCCACGTGCAGTGGCCGGGGGACATCAGGACCGGTGTCCACCTGCAACGTTTGCAACGGCACCGGCCGCTCCCGGCGTTCCGGGAGCCTGTTCGGTGGCGCGGGCGCGTGCCCCAACTGCCATGGAACGGGCAAGGCCGCGCCGCCCTGCCCCCAGTGCGGGGGCTCGGGTGTCAAGGAGGAGCTGGCCCGGCTGACGGTGAAGATTCCCGCGGGCGTGCACACCGGCTCGAAGGTGCGGCTCTCCGGCCAGGGCGCGGCGGGGACACGAGGCGGCCCCCCAGGTGACCTCTATATCGAGACCGAGGTGGCCGAACATCCCCTCGTGCGTCGCGAAGGCGACGACCTGCACCTCGATCTTCCCGTGACGGTCTCCGAGGCCCTGCTGGGCGCCGACGTGCGCGTCCCCACGTTCCAGGGGGAAGTCACCGTGAAGGTGCTCCCCCACTCCCAATCCGGCCGCCGCATGCGGCTGAAGGGGCGCGGCGTTCCCTCGCTCAAGGGCGGAGCGCAGGGCGACCTGTACCTCCACCTCCAGGTGAAGGTTCCCGAGGAAACAACCGCCGAGGCTCGGGCCGCCGCCGAGGCGCTCGCCCGGGCCTACCAGGGCGACGTTCGCCGCGAGCTGACGCTCTAG
- the rpsL gene encoding 30S ribosomal protein S12 → MPTISQLVRKGREKLVVKGKSPALKESPQKRGVCTRVYTTTPKKPNSALRKVARVRLTNGIEVTSYIPGVGHNLQEHSVVMIRGGRVKDLPGVRYHIVRGTLDSVGVAGRKQSRSKYGAKRPS, encoded by the coding sequence GTGCCGACCATTAGCCAGCTGGTCCGCAAGGGCCGCGAGAAGCTCGTCGTCAAGGGCAAGAGCCCCGCGCTCAAGGAGTCCCCTCAGAAGCGTGGCGTCTGCACGCGCGTGTACACCACGACCCCGAAGAAGCCGAACTCGGCCCTCCGCAAGGTGGCCCGTGTTCGTCTGACGAACGGGATCGAGGTCACGTCCTACATCCCCGGCGTGGGTCACAACCTCCAGGAGCACTCGGTGGTGATGATTCGCGGTGGCCGTGTGAAGGACCTCCCGGGCGTCCGCTACCACATCGTCCGTGGAACGCTGGACTCCGTGGGTGTCGCGGGTCGCAAGCAGAGCCGCTCCAAGTACGGCGCGAAGCGTCCGAGCTGA
- a CDS encoding GTP-binding protein produces the protein MAKEKFERNKPHVNIGTIGHVDHGKTSLTAAITKVL, from the coding sequence ATGGCCAAGGAAAAGTTCGAGCGTAACAAGCCCCACGTGAACATCGGCACGATCGGACACGTGGACCACGGCAAGACGTCGCTGACGGCCGCCATCACCAAGGTGCT
- the rimI gene encoding ribosomal protein S18-alanine N-acetyltransferase: MRRMREEPAPEARHGYIIRQMTAEDLSAVMLLEQASFKNPWSQDLLKRELQHEWSTILLVEEEREADGPELLGLAIFWIVHDEVHVLNVATAPKHRRRGVARAVMDEVLARGRAKRCTLATLEVRKSNEAALQLYRAFGFRPVGIRPNYYVDEGEDAVVMVLDF; this comes from the coding sequence ATGAGGCGGATGCGCGAGGAGCCGGCGCCCGAGGCCCGGCACGGCTACATCATCCGGCAGATGACGGCGGAGGATCTGTCCGCGGTCATGCTGCTGGAGCAGGCCTCGTTCAAGAATCCCTGGTCCCAGGACCTGCTCAAGCGCGAGCTTCAGCACGAATGGTCCACCATCCTCCTGGTGGAGGAGGAGCGGGAGGCGGACGGGCCGGAGCTGCTGGGCCTGGCCATCTTCTGGATCGTCCATGACGAGGTGCACGTGCTGAACGTGGCCACCGCGCCCAAGCACCGGCGCCGGGGCGTGGCGCGCGCCGTCATGGACGAGGTCCTGGCGCGGGGGAGGGCCAAGCGCTGCACCCTGGCCACCCTGGAGGTGCGCAAGAGCAACGAGGCCGCGCTCCAGCTCTACCGGGCCTTCGGTTTCCGCCCCGTCGGCATCCGGCCGAACTACTACGTCGACGAGGGTGAGGACGCCGTCGTGATGGTCCTCGACTTCTAA